A single region of the Granulicella aggregans genome encodes:
- a CDS encoding type II toxin-antitoxin system VapC family toxin, with amino-acid sequence MIRGYLLDTNVPSELTRPLPEPRVTDWLAAQNDLHLSVVSIGELRKGLSLLAPSKRRTQLEDWFAESLLPLVADRILPVTQAVGDRWGTMSADRQLQGKPLAMADGLIAATAVEYELTLVTRNVKDFDGLGLTILNPWQRQG; translated from the coding sequence GTGATTCGGGGATACCTGCTGGACACGAATGTGCCTTCGGAGTTGACGCGGCCGTTGCCTGAGCCTCGGGTAACCGATTGGCTAGCGGCGCAGAATGATCTTCACCTGAGCGTGGTCAGCATTGGTGAACTGCGAAAAGGGCTCTCCCTGCTGGCTCCCAGCAAACGAAGAACACAACTAGAAGATTGGTTCGCTGAGTCGCTGCTGCCGCTGGTTGCGGATAGAATTCTGCCGGTAACGCAGGCGGTTGGTGATCGGTGGGGCACGATGAGCGCGGATCGGCAGCTCCAGGGAAAGCCGCTGGCGATGGCTGACGGCTTGATCGCTGCTACGGCAGTGGAGTATGAACTTACGTTGGTGACGCGCAATGTGAAAGACTTTGATGGCTTAGGCTTGACGATTCTGAATCCATGGCAAAGGCAGGGTTGA
- a CDS encoding APC family permease → MPQPPSTHELPRVLNASHATSIVVGIIIGSGIFLVPREMMAAVGSSGMVYAVWIVGGLLSLFGAMTYAEIAAARPLYGGEYAFIKAAYGDLMGFLYMWSWISIGKPASLATIVAGLTRVLGSFEVFSFFSQPAFRIGEAGPLLWSQVVGIGVVWAITLLNILSTRESANVQLVLTWLKGLLIVVIAGFCFFAAGNHGGWHNFATSFTGAKGGLTGFMVALIAALWAYDGWSDVTQMAGEVKNPQRSMPLALVGGIAIVGALYMLTNAAIQYVLPATAIALADRPTVDAMRLVAGHWGAALVTIGMSVSMAATFVGSSLSGARVTFAAARDGLFFEGLAHVNRRFKTPDTSLILQATLTSLLLLFIGRFQALFSLAIFAMWLFYGLTVSTVFVFRRRDDPATRPFSMIGYPILPAIFILAAIGIAVFSIYNDPRNSLVGLAIILCGIPIHYLLKRRVSQT, encoded by the coding sequence ATGCCCCAGCCACCCTCCACCCACGAGCTCCCGCGCGTCCTCAACGCCTCCCACGCCACCTCCATCGTGGTCGGCATCATCATCGGCAGCGGCATCTTCCTCGTCCCCCGAGAGATGATGGCCGCCGTCGGCTCCTCCGGCATGGTCTACGCCGTCTGGATCGTCGGCGGCCTGCTCTCGCTCTTCGGTGCCATGACCTACGCCGAGATCGCCGCCGCCCGCCCGCTCTACGGCGGCGAGTACGCCTTCATTAAAGCCGCATACGGCGACCTCATGGGCTTCCTCTATATGTGGTCGTGGATCTCGATCGGCAAGCCCGCCTCGCTGGCCACCATCGTCGCCGGGCTCACCCGCGTGCTCGGGTCGTTCGAAGTCTTCAGCTTCTTCTCGCAGCCCGCCTTTCGAATCGGGGAGGCCGGCCCTCTGCTGTGGAGCCAGGTCGTCGGCATCGGCGTCGTCTGGGCCATCACCCTGCTCAACATCCTCAGCACGCGCGAGTCCGCCAACGTCCAGCTCGTCCTGACATGGCTGAAAGGTTTGCTGATCGTCGTCATCGCCGGATTCTGCTTCTTCGCTGCCGGCAACCACGGCGGTTGGCACAACTTCGCGACCTCCTTCACCGGCGCGAAAGGCGGCCTCACCGGCTTCATGGTCGCGCTGATCGCCGCTCTGTGGGCCTACGACGGCTGGTCCGACGTGACCCAGATGGCCGGCGAGGTCAAGAATCCGCAGCGGTCGATGCCCCTGGCGCTGGTGGGTGGAATCGCCATCGTCGGCGCGCTCTACATGCTGACCAACGCGGCGATCCAGTACGTCCTTCCCGCCACCGCGATCGCTCTCGCCGATCGCCCGACGGTCGACGCGATGCGCCTCGTCGCCGGTCATTGGGGAGCGGCGCTGGTCACCATCGGCATGTCGGTCAGCATGGCCGCGACCTTCGTCGGGTCGTCCCTATCAGGAGCGAGGGTCACCTTCGCCGCCGCCCGCGACGGCCTCTTCTTCGAAGGCCTCGCCCACGTGAACCGGCGCTTCAAGACGCCCGACACGTCGCTCATCCTTCAAGCGACGCTGACCTCGCTGTTGCTGCTGTTCATTGGGAGATTCCAGGCGCTCTTCTCGCTCGCCATCTTCGCGATGTGGCTCTTCTACGGCCTGACCGTCTCGACGGTCTTCGTCTTCCGCCGCCGCGACGACCCGGCCACCCGCCCCTTCAGCATGATCGGTTACCCGATCCTGCCCGCGATCTTCATCCTCGCGGCCATCGGCATCGCTGTCTTCTCCATCTACAACGACCCGCGCAACTCGCTGGTCGGGTTGGCGATCATCCTCTGCGGCATCCCGATCCACTATCTGCTGAAGCGCCGAGTCTCACAAACATAG
- a CDS encoding single-stranded DNA-binding protein, with the protein MAKGVNKVLLLGNVGKDPEIRATAGGMTIASFTLATADRAKDAQGNWADKTEWHNLVCFQRTAEVVRDYVKKGTQLFIEGKIQTRSWDDKESGQKKYRTEILVNELTLLGSKQGGESSGGGYSKSSSTSYNQSAPVSAPDYGDTGITDDDIPF; encoded by the coding sequence ATGGCAAAAGGCGTCAACAAAGTTCTTCTTCTCGGCAACGTAGGCAAAGATCCCGAGATCCGCGCCACCGCAGGCGGCATGACCATCGCCAGCTTCACCCTGGCCACCGCCGACCGCGCCAAAGACGCTCAGGGCAACTGGGCCGACAAGACCGAGTGGCACAACCTCGTCTGCTTCCAGCGCACCGCCGAAGTCGTCCGCGACTACGTCAAGAAGGGCACCCAGCTCTTCATCGAAGGCAAGATCCAGACGCGCTCCTGGGACGACAAGGAGTCCGGCCAGAAGAAGTACCGCACCGAGATCCTCGTCAACGAACTCACCCTCCTCGGCAGCAAGCAGGGCGGCGAATCGAGCGGCGGCGGCTACTCCAAATCCAGTTCCACCAGCTACAACCAGTCCGCGCCGGTCAGCGCACCTGACTACGGCGACACCGGCATCACCGACGACGACATCCCCTTCTAA
- a CDS encoding amidohydrolase family protein yields MVDTTPPTGITAIIHGKLLTVTHGTLEDGTLLLQSGKILAVGPAASVKVPTGATIVDAHGLTVYPGLIASESTLGLSEIASDDVNNDLVETSEEIFPNMHVYDAFHAETEHIPIARFNGITNAIVAPIDTDTMPGQSMFIQLAGRDRDAMILTKDIALPMNFGANPKRKDKFPSTRMGEITQLRQALIDATEYMQNKDAAAKKSGAKDSKDKKSDPPKFDLKNEALIPYLKGQKPVIVTADEGHDIEVAYALAQEFHLKIVLAHVTHSQEILDKIAAWHVPVMFGPIYEFPHANERFDAVYTLPAELTKRGVKVTLLPGDSGGAGSAQSLRNLPYVAGMAVAYGMPYDDALKSITLYPAEIWGMADKLGSLDVGKTANIVIANGDPLDVRTDVKQVFIDGVSIPMETRQTRLRDEYMPKK; encoded by the coding sequence ATGGTCGACACCACACCACCCACCGGCATCACCGCCATCATCCACGGCAAGCTCCTCACCGTCACCCACGGCACCCTCGAAGACGGCACCCTCCTGCTGCAGTCCGGCAAGATCCTCGCCGTAGGCCCCGCCGCATCCGTCAAAGTCCCCACCGGCGCAACCATCGTCGACGCCCACGGCCTCACCGTATACCCAGGCCTCATCGCCTCTGAATCCACCCTCGGCCTCAGCGAGATCGCCTCCGACGACGTCAACAACGACCTCGTCGAGACCAGCGAAGAGATCTTCCCCAACATGCACGTCTACGACGCCTTCCACGCCGAGACCGAGCACATCCCCATCGCCCGATTCAACGGCATCACCAACGCCATCGTCGCTCCCATCGACACCGATACGATGCCTGGTCAATCGATGTTCATCCAGCTCGCAGGCCGCGATCGCGACGCCATGATCCTCACAAAAGACATAGCGCTCCCGATGAACTTCGGCGCAAACCCCAAACGCAAGGACAAGTTCCCATCGACCCGCATGGGCGAGATCACGCAGCTCCGCCAGGCCCTCATCGACGCCACCGAATACATGCAGAACAAAGATGCCGCCGCAAAGAAATCCGGAGCGAAAGACAGCAAAGACAAGAAGTCCGACCCACCCAAGTTCGACCTGAAGAACGAAGCCCTCATCCCTTACCTCAAGGGCCAGAAGCCCGTTATCGTCACCGCTGACGAAGGCCATGACATCGAAGTCGCCTACGCACTCGCGCAGGAGTTCCACCTCAAGATCGTCCTCGCGCACGTCACCCACAGCCAGGAGATCCTCGACAAGATCGCCGCCTGGCATGTGCCCGTCATGTTCGGCCCCATCTATGAGTTCCCCCACGCCAACGAGCGCTTCGATGCTGTCTACACCCTGCCCGCCGAACTGACGAAGCGGGGCGTAAAGGTCACGCTCCTCCCCGGCGACTCCGGCGGGGCAGGCAGCGCGCAGTCTCTACGCAACCTTCCCTACGTGGCCGGCATGGCCGTAGCCTACGGCATGCCCTACGACGACGCGCTGAAGTCCATCACCCTCTACCCAGCAGAGATCTGGGGCATGGCAGACAAGCTGGGCTCACTCGACGTGGGGAAGACCGCCAACATCGTCATCGCCAACGGCGACCCACTCGACGTCCGCACCGACGTGAAGCAGGTCTTCATCGATGGCGTCTCCATTCCCATGGAGACCCGCCAAACCCGCCTCCGCGACGAATACATGCCAAAGAAATGA
- the rsmA gene encoding 16S rRNA (adenine(1518)-N(6)/adenine(1519)-N(6))-dimethyltransferase RsmA yields MSNKRKPKFGQNFLVDDNVRHAIVDALGDISNRTVLEIGPGHGAITSLLAPRAQRLIALELDHSLAAELTFKFREQPNVTIVQGDVLETDLAALVPEGATADVIGNLPYYITSDILLQLFAAGRAGLLTRAVLMMQREVADRLSASPGVKEYGLLAATTQVNAEVDNLFTLPPSAFNPPPDVFSTVLRLHFAPRFEELQVDPTGFDSFLKQIFAQKRKTLHNNLRAANYDPETLAAAWPAEIPPQARAESLALEPLATLYRALTQHPRGL; encoded by the coding sequence ATGTCCAACAAGCGCAAACCCAAATTCGGGCAGAACTTCCTCGTCGACGACAACGTCCGCCACGCCATCGTAGACGCTCTCGGCGACATCTCCAACCGCACTGTCCTTGAGATTGGCCCCGGCCACGGAGCCATCACCTCGCTGCTCGCCCCTCGCGCCCAGCGCCTCATCGCGCTCGAGCTCGACCACTCGCTGGCCGCTGAGCTTACCTTCAAATTTCGCGAACAGCCCAATGTGACAATCGTCCAGGGAGACGTCCTCGAAACTGACTTGGCTGCGTTAGTTCCCGAAGGCGCAACAGCAGACGTCATCGGCAACCTCCCCTACTACATCACCTCCGACATCCTGCTCCAACTCTTCGCCGCCGGCCGCGCCGGTCTGCTCACGCGTGCTGTTTTGATGATGCAGCGCGAGGTTGCCGACCGGCTCTCCGCCTCGCCCGGGGTGAAGGAGTACGGACTCCTCGCCGCCACAACCCAGGTCAACGCCGAGGTCGACAACCTCTTCACCCTTCCACCATCCGCCTTCAATCCTCCGCCGGACGTCTTTTCCACCGTCCTCCGGCTGCACTTCGCCCCGCGTTTCGAAGAGCTTCAAGTCGACCCCACTGGCTTCGACAGCTTCCTCAAGCAGATCTTCGCCCAGAAGCGAAAGACGCTTCATAACAACCTCCGCGCCGCCAATTACGACCCCGAAACACTCGCCGCCGCTTGGCCCGCCGAAATCCCCCCACAGGCCCGCGCCGAATCGCTCGCGCTCGAACCCCTCGCAACCCTCTACCGGGCCCTAACCCAGCACCCACGCGGTCTGTAG
- a CDS encoding amidohydrolase, which translates to MNRARIALCLISAAIPAAAQSLPDLVIKNATVMTASHGTITQGSVWVHNGKIAGVGATVNAPSSATVIDATGKFLTPGIIDPHSHSALGNDVNEATSPVTPSMMMIDAFDSTDKALYQALAGGVTTELLLHGSANMIGGQAVVIKNKFGLSREELLFPNAPRSIKFASGENPKRVYGSRNQLPSTRMGNFEIMRQSFEDAKVYKKEWDDYNAKLAKGDKDLVTPHRDLKLEALADVLNGKLYVQIHCYRADEFLTEEAIAKEYGYKIRAFHHALEMYKVGDKIAKDDTAIATFADWWGYKDEAWDAIPWNAVMSMRQGVRVALKSDSNDHIRRLNQEAGKMVHYGGATEDEAIAMVTLNPAWIIGVQDHTGSIDVGKDADLVIWNMDPLSTYARAEKVYIDGDLFFDNSFKGFGTPHFNGVMHDAESGGSHDGSDEGGN; encoded by the coding sequence TTGAATCGTGCCCGCATCGCCCTCTGCCTCATCTCCGCTGCAATCCCCGCCGCCGCCCAATCCCTCCCCGACCTCGTCATCAAGAACGCCACCGTCATGACGGCCTCGCACGGCACCATTACTCAAGGCAGCGTCTGGGTCCACAACGGCAAGATCGCTGGCGTCGGCGCAACCGTCAACGCCCCCTCCAGTGCCACGGTCATCGACGCCACCGGCAAATTCCTCACCCCCGGCATCATAGATCCCCACTCGCACTCGGCCTTGGGCAACGATGTTAACGAGGCAACCAGCCCCGTCACGCCCAGCATGATGATGATCGACGCCTTCGACAGCACCGACAAGGCGCTCTACCAGGCCCTTGCCGGCGGCGTCACGACCGAGCTTCTTCTCCACGGCTCCGCCAACATGATCGGCGGCCAGGCGGTCGTCATCAAGAACAAGTTCGGCCTCAGCCGCGAAGAGCTTCTCTTCCCCAACGCCCCGCGCTCCATCAAGTTCGCCAGCGGCGAGAACCCCAAGCGCGTCTATGGTTCTCGGAATCAGTTGCCGTCCACAAGGATGGGCAACTTCGAAATCATGCGCCAGTCCTTCGAGGACGCAAAGGTCTACAAGAAGGAGTGGGACGACTACAACGCCAAGCTGGCCAAGGGCGATAAGGACCTCGTCACCCCCCATCGCGACCTCAAACTAGAAGCCCTCGCCGACGTCCTGAACGGCAAGCTCTACGTCCAGATCCACTGCTACCGCGCCGACGAGTTCCTGACCGAAGAGGCCATCGCCAAAGAGTACGGCTACAAGATCCGCGCCTTCCACCACGCCCTCGAGATGTACAAGGTCGGCGACAAGATCGCCAAGGACGACACCGCCATCGCCACCTTCGCCGACTGGTGGGGCTACAAGGACGAAGCCTGGGACGCGATCCCCTGGAACGCCGTGATGTCCATGCGCCAAGGCGTCCGCGTGGCGCTCAAGAGCGACTCCAACGACCACATCCGCCGCTTGAATCAAGAGGCCGGCAAGATGGTCCACTACGGTGGCGCAACCGAAGACGAAGCCATCGCCATGGTCACGCTGAATCCCGCATGGATCATCGGCGTGCAGGACCACACAGGCTCCATTGACGTAGGCAAGGACGCCGACTTAGTCATCTGGAACATGGACCCGCTCTCCACCTACGCCCGCGCCGAAAAGGTCTACATCGACGGCGACCTCTTCTTCGACAACAGCTTTAAAGGCTTCGGCACACCGCACTTCAACGGCGTCATGCACGACGCCGAGTCCGGCGGCTCCCACGACGGCTCCGACGAAGGAGGCAACTAA
- a CDS encoding BrnA antitoxin family protein gives MAQEAEGERADKTSAKAPEAESLGAEFWSKARVVMLRGKTSVHLRLDSDVVEWFRANGKGHLTRMNAVLRAYVDAQK, from the coding sequence ATAGCTCAAGAGGCTGAGGGCGAGCGCGCGGATAAGACGAGTGCGAAGGCTCCGGAGGCGGAGTCGCTTGGCGCGGAGTTCTGGAGCAAGGCTCGGGTGGTGATGCTGCGTGGGAAGACGTCGGTGCATCTTCGTCTGGACAGCGATGTGGTGGAGTGGTTCAGGGCGAACGGGAAGGGCCACCTGACTCGGATGAACGCGGTGCTCAGGGCTTATGTGGATGCTCAGAAGTAA
- a CDS encoding Cdc6/Cdc18 family protein encodes MSAPIANLRKLIQENSRIQKGASIQIDYVDVTHALADATTKQNHVVFGRRGCGKSLLLEKVRKGTDEKIRAIYINCEDYKHHSFPNVLVEILDAVFTEIETHLGGWFGKKKKLKTLVGELRGELSTLRAKEDEITKKVKSKAEVENKKSIGAKGGVPHLQADLGLSSTQKKSIEAEYETFDDKIRELNQILPRLKRIIEQFFVLSQKVEVIFVELDDFYQLRRPIQPYVADYVHRLCKDVPLFFKIGTLRHASSLYADRHQQPIGAQERHDYQPINIDYTLADFKKTSEQIRKILYEYANKAGMKKNEADALFKGEGFNRLVLASGGVPRDFLSLLLEALSEKPAGDERIGKDDVRVLSLSTFQHRIEELKADSEEKDHDVLIRGIYAIRKLCLDRKNNVFLVADRTLQERSAIRDLLNRLVDYRIIHLVGNALTHKSQPGTFTAYMIDIGAYANLRKLANRFREIDVTASNSKEQCRNAPVLDGLTLEEFFAAAPSNAEAQLLKETEDIDEE; translated from the coding sequence TTGTCTGCCCCTATTGCGAATTTGCGAAAGTTAATCCAGGAAAACTCCCGAATTCAGAAGGGAGCATCGATTCAAATCGACTATGTCGACGTGACTCACGCTCTCGCTGACGCCACGACAAAGCAGAATCACGTTGTGTTTGGACGGCGCGGATGCGGTAAGAGCCTGCTACTGGAGAAGGTGCGTAAGGGCACCGATGAGAAAATCCGTGCAATCTATATCAACTGCGAAGATTACAAGCATCACTCGTTCCCTAACGTATTAGTCGAGATTCTAGACGCCGTCTTTACCGAGATTGAGACACATCTTGGAGGATGGTTTGGGAAGAAGAAAAAGCTGAAAACTCTGGTTGGCGAACTGAGAGGCGAGCTCTCTACTCTCCGCGCCAAGGAAGATGAGATAACAAAAAAAGTCAAAAGCAAAGCGGAAGTCGAGAATAAAAAGTCCATTGGGGCAAAGGGCGGCGTTCCCCACCTTCAGGCAGATCTCGGCCTATCCAGCACACAAAAGAAATCGATTGAAGCGGAATATGAGACCTTTGACGATAAGATCCGCGAACTCAACCAGATCCTTCCACGTTTGAAGAGGATTATTGAACAGTTTTTTGTATTGTCCCAAAAGGTAGAAGTCATCTTCGTGGAACTGGATGATTTTTATCAGCTGAGGCGCCCAATACAGCCTTATGTCGCAGATTATGTTCACCGTCTATGCAAAGATGTTCCACTTTTCTTCAAAATCGGTACCCTTCGTCATGCAAGTTCTTTATATGCTGATCGTCACCAACAGCCGATTGGAGCTCAGGAACGTCACGACTATCAGCCTATAAATATTGATTACACTCTGGCTGATTTCAAGAAGACCTCGGAGCAGATCCGCAAGATTCTGTACGAGTACGCTAACAAGGCAGGGATGAAGAAAAATGAAGCGGATGCGCTTTTCAAAGGAGAAGGATTCAACCGGTTAGTTCTGGCTTCGGGAGGGGTACCACGCGATTTTCTCTCTCTGCTGCTCGAAGCGCTATCGGAGAAACCGGCGGGTGATGAGCGAATCGGGAAGGACGACGTGAGAGTGCTCAGCCTCAGCACTTTTCAGCACAGAATTGAGGAACTAAAGGCTGATTCGGAAGAGAAAGACCACGACGTCCTCATACGCGGTATTTATGCAATCAGGAAGCTCTGCCTAGATAGAAAAAACAATGTGTTTCTTGTAGCCGATAGAACTCTTCAAGAACGCAGCGCAATAAGAGACCTGCTGAACCGCCTGGTTGACTACAGAATCATTCACCTCGTTGGCAATGCGTTGACGCATAAGTCGCAACCGGGCACATTCACAGCGTACATGATTGACATCGGAGCTTACGCCAATCTGCGTAAGCTGGCGAACAGATTCCGCGAAATCGATGTCACTGCTAGCAACTCGAAAGAACAATGCAGAAACGCACCTGTTTTAGACGGATTGACTCTTGAAGAGTTCTTCGCGGCCGCCCCGAGCAACGCGGAGGCACAACTGCTCAAAGAGACTGAGGATATTGACGAGGAATGA
- a CDS encoding ArnT family glycosyltransferase translates to MATTVVRPADPTLHAALRLALLFAAIKLVLHVAANLWEAHIGYGYFRDEFYYIACGRHLDFGYVDHGPIVALQARASELLFGRSLAGLRFLSALAGAARIFLTGILAWALGGRRPAQGLAMLGVLLVPQYLGTDSFLSMNSCESMFWMTCLLALILLLKNEADANSQKLWLLFGISGGIGVLNKPSMTFFLIALLIALILTPQRRILFTKWAAIGTAVLILIALPNLLWQIHNHWPTLEFLRNGQLGNKSIKLSPIAFTLKQILNMGPLLAFIWVAGLVRLLRRKEDRWLGITFVLFFAIMMLEHAKDYYVSPVYPILFAAGGIAWEAQFAARKWVRQDRAIAFPIYATILVLGAIFILPLALPLMPPAQWLAYTHATGLDHITTNSETNSSGPLPQFFADRFGWQEEVDQIQRVYDSLPPEQQKITGIVAENYGEAGAVDFLGHNLPPALSGQNNYFLWGPHGYNGDSMIVVEHTTREHLLNFCDHVEVVGHTGTTYSMPFEHKTIFLCTGRKLDADGHRFSLLEQWPSKKDFF, encoded by the coding sequence ATGGCCACCACAGTCGTCCGTCCCGCCGACCCCACCCTCCACGCCGCCCTGCGTCTGGCCCTCCTCTTCGCCGCCATCAAACTCGTCCTCCACGTGGCCGCCAACCTGTGGGAGGCCCACATCGGCTACGGCTACTTCCGCGACGAGTTCTACTACATCGCCTGCGGCCGCCATCTCGACTTCGGCTACGTCGACCACGGCCCCATCGTCGCCCTCCAGGCCCGCGCCTCGGAGCTCCTCTTCGGCCGGTCACTAGCCGGTCTGCGTTTCCTCTCCGCCCTCGCCGGAGCTGCCCGCATCTTCCTCACCGGCATCCTCGCCTGGGCCCTCGGAGGCCGCCGGCCCGCGCAAGGCCTCGCCATGCTCGGCGTCCTGCTCGTCCCCCAGTACCTCGGCACCGACAGCTTCCTCTCCATGAACTCCTGCGAGTCCATGTTCTGGATGACCTGCCTCCTCGCCCTCATCCTGCTCCTCAAAAACGAAGCCGACGCCAACTCCCAAAAACTCTGGCTCCTCTTCGGCATCTCCGGCGGCATCGGCGTCCTCAACAAGCCCTCGATGACCTTCTTCCTCATCGCCCTCCTGATCGCCCTCATCCTCACCCCGCAGCGCCGCATCCTCTTCACCAAGTGGGCCGCCATCGGCACCGCCGTCCTGATCCTGATCGCCCTGCCCAACCTTCTCTGGCAGATCCACAATCACTGGCCCACGCTCGAGTTCCTCCGCAACGGTCAGCTCGGCAACAAGAGCATCAAGCTCTCACCCATAGCCTTCACCCTCAAGCAAATCCTCAACATGGGCCCGCTGCTGGCCTTCATCTGGGTGGCTGGATTAGTCCGCCTTCTTCGCAGGAAAGAAGACCGCTGGCTAGGCATCACCTTCGTCCTCTTCTTCGCAATCATGATGCTCGAGCACGCCAAGGACTACTACGTCTCGCCCGTCTACCCCATCCTCTTTGCCGCTGGCGGCATCGCCTGGGAGGCACAGTTCGCCGCGCGTAAATGGGTGAGACAAGACCGCGCCATCGCCTTCCCCATCTACGCGACGATCCTGGTCCTCGGAGCGATCTTCATCCTCCCGCTCGCCCTCCCGCTCATGCCGCCGGCGCAGTGGCTCGCCTACACCCACGCCACCGGCCTCGACCACATCACCACCAACTCCGAGACCAACTCCAGCGGCCCGCTCCCACAGTTCTTCGCCGACCGCTTCGGCTGGCAGGAGGAGGTCGACCAGATCCAGCGCGTCTACGACTCGCTCCCACCCGAGCAGCAGAAGATCACCGGCATCGTCGCCGAAAACTACGGCGAAGCCGGAGCCGTCGACTTCCTCGGCCACAATCTCCCGCCCGCTCTCTCCGGCCAGAACAACTACTTCCTCTGGGGCCCGCACGGCTACAACGGCGACTCCATGATCGTCGTCGAGCACACCACGCGCGAACACCTTCTCAACTTCTGCGACCACGTCGAGGTCGTCGGCCACACCGGCACGACCTACTCCATGCCCTTCGAACACAAGACGATCTTCCTCTGCACTGGCCGCAAGCTCGACGCCGACGGCCACAGGTTCAGCCTGCTCGAACAATGGCCGTCCAAGAAGGATTTTTTCTGA
- the glgA gene encoding glycogen synthase GlgA has protein sequence MVIVFAASECAPWAKTGGLADVVAALPKALVALGHKVSVFIPYYRQVAKLAPECPVVQPSVTIPFPHYNRFVQILDGGVKDGVQLYFVANSEMFDRDSFYATPGGDYLDNAERFGLFSRAVIEATKVLGVPDVFHVHDWQTAILAVLLRSTYFFDPVLKGVPAVLSIHNAGYQGWFPPSTMELLLLPWDMFTFDKLESYDSVNFLKGGVLYADAITTVSRKYAEEIQTSEFGNGLEGILQRRSSDLFGILNGVDYAEWDPAHDSNIAAHYTAENLAGKKKCREDLLHAFGLNDVAETTAVIGVVSRFATQKGFDFIVAIMDRLVQEDMVLVILGNGEEYYERLLTETANRFPGKVRVQVKYDNVIAHKIEAGSDMFLMPSRYEPSGLNQMYSLRYGTIPVVRATGGLEDTIDERHGGQGNGFKFWGYNPEDLLDAIKRALATFQNKEEWTGMMKRGMAQDFSWEHPAKEYVRVYERAVNNRN, from the coding sequence ATGGTTATCGTGTTTGCAGCATCGGAGTGCGCGCCCTGGGCGAAGACGGGTGGACTGGCGGACGTGGTTGCGGCTCTGCCGAAGGCGTTGGTGGCGCTGGGGCATAAGGTCAGCGTGTTTATCCCCTACTACCGGCAGGTGGCGAAGCTGGCCCCGGAGTGCCCGGTGGTGCAGCCGAGCGTGACGATCCCGTTTCCGCACTACAACCGGTTTGTCCAGATTCTGGACGGTGGCGTGAAGGATGGCGTCCAGCTTTACTTTGTCGCGAACTCGGAGATGTTCGACCGCGATAGCTTTTATGCGACGCCGGGCGGCGACTACCTCGACAACGCAGAGCGGTTTGGACTGTTCAGTCGCGCGGTCATCGAAGCCACGAAAGTCTTAGGCGTTCCCGACGTCTTCCATGTGCACGACTGGCAGACAGCGATCCTGGCGGTGCTGCTACGCTCGACTTACTTCTTCGATCCTGTGCTGAAGGGCGTTCCGGCAGTGTTGAGCATCCACAACGCCGGATATCAGGGGTGGTTTCCGCCGTCGACGATGGAGCTGCTGCTGCTGCCGTGGGACATGTTCACCTTCGACAAGCTGGAGTCGTATGACTCGGTGAACTTCCTCAAGGGCGGCGTGTTGTATGCGGACGCAATCACGACCGTCAGCCGCAAGTATGCCGAAGAGATTCAGACCTCAGAGTTTGGCAATGGGCTGGAGGGGATTCTGCAGCGGAGGAGTTCGGACCTGTTCGGGATTTTGAACGGCGTCGACTACGCGGAGTGGGACCCGGCGCACGACTCGAACATCGCGGCGCACTATACGGCGGAGAACCTGGCCGGGAAGAAGAAGTGCCGCGAAGATCTGCTGCATGCGTTTGGGTTGAATGACGTTGCGGAGACGACGGCGGTCATCGGTGTGGTCTCGCGGTTTGCGACGCAGAAGGGCTTCGACTTCATCGTTGCCATCATGGACCGACTGGTGCAGGAGGACATGGTGCTCGTCATCCTGGGCAACGGCGAGGAGTACTACGAGCGCCTGCTGACGGAGACGGCGAATCGCTTCCCGGGCAAGGTGCGCGTGCAGGTGAAGTACGACAATGTGATCGCGCACAAGATCGAGGCGGGATCGGATATGTTCCTGATGCCTTCGCGGTACGAGCCCAGCGGATTGAACCAGATGTACAGCCTGCGCTATGGGACGATTCCCGTCGTCCGCGCGACGGGCGGCCTCGAAGACACCATCGACGAGCGCCACGGCGGACAGGGGAACGGGTTCAAGTTCTGGGGCTACAACCCAGAGGACCTGCTCGACGCAATCAAGCGGGCGCTGGCGACCTTCCAGAACAAGGAAGAGTGGACCGGCATGATGAAGCGCGGGATGGCGCAGGACTTCAGTTGGGAGCATCCAGCGAAGGAGTATGTGCGGGTCTACGAGCGGGCGGTGAATAACCGAAATTAG